From Hirundo rustica isolate bHirRus1 chromosome 1, bHirRus1.pri.v3, whole genome shotgun sequence, a single genomic window includes:
- the CRYGN gene encoding gamma-crystallin N produces MSQYSGKITFYEGKCFTGRKLDVCGSCNSFQDQGFLNRVNSICVQSGAWVCFDHPDFRGQQYILEHGEYPDFYRWNGRSDHLGSCRPIGMHGEHYRIEIFEGSHFRGPSLELTEDCSFLQGQGWDKTCINALKVYGDGAWVLYEEPNYRGRMYVVERGEFSSFNEWQARSASVQSIRRVVNYF; encoded by the exons aTCACTTTCTACGAAGGCAAATGCTTCACGGGCAGGAAGCTGGACGTCTGTGGCAGCTGCAACAGCTTCCAGGACCAAGGTTTCCTCAACCGGGTCAACTCCATCTGTGTCCAGAGTGGAGCTTGGGTCTGCTTCGACCACCCCGACTTCCGAGGGCAGCAGTACATCCTGGAGCACGGCGAGTATCCCGATTTCTACCGCTGGAATGGACGCAGCGACCACCTGGGCTCCTGCCGGCCCATCGGGATG CACGGCGAGCATTACAGGATCGAAATCTTCGAAGGGAGCCATTTTAGGggtcccagcctggagctgacAGAAGATTGCTCCTTCCTGCAGGGACAAGGCTGGGACAAGACCTGCATCAACGCCCTCAAAGTGTACGGCGACGGCGC GTGGGTGCTGTACGAGGAGCCCAACTACCGAGGCCGCATGTACGTGGTGGAGCGCGGCGAGTTCAGCAGCTTCAACGAGTGGCAGGCGCGGAGTGCCAGCGTCCAGTCCATCAGGAGAGTCGTCAACTACTTCTAG